The segment AACCTCAGCGAATTCGACTATCTTTGTTCAATAATAATTCAAACAGAACAAGATATGAACTATTACGAAGTCAACTTTAATTACGAATCAGCAATTGAACCTTCAGTAGTAAGTGATATTCTGGCAGCTGAATTGGGTGAAATCGGTTTTGAGAGTTTTACAGAAACAGCCGATGGCCTGCAAGCCTATATCCAAGACAAGCTTTATTCGGAACCAGCACTCCAGGAAAAACTGAAAGACTTTCCTTTACCTGAAGTAGTTATTCATTATACTTGTACACCCATCGAAAGTAAAGACTGGAACGAGGAATGGGAAAAGAACTATTTCAAACCCATCCGTATCGGACAAGAATGCATCATCCGGGCTTCGTTTCATCCCAATGAACCGGGTTATACCTATAATATTATCATCGATCCGAAGATGGCGTTCGGAACCGGCAATCACGCTACCACCTTCCTGATGATTCAGGAAATGCTGCAACTGAATTTGCAAGGCAAAGAATTATTAGATATGGGTTGCGGAACGGCAGTCCTAGCTATTCTTGCCAGACTAAGAGGAGCCGGAAGAGTCGTTGCCATCGATATTGATGAGTGGGCTTACAACAATGCCCTGGAAAATATCCGGTTAAACCATACGGAAGACATTCAAGTGGCATTGGGCGGAGCCGAACAGATAGCCCGTTTCGGACAATTCGATTACGTGTTTGCCAATATCAACCGGAACATTCTGCTAAACGATATCTGCCGGTATGTTCCCTGCATGAAACCAGGAGCTTACCTCTTTATGAGCGGTTTCTACAAAGAAGATATTCCAGTTATCCAGGCTGAATGCGAGAAAAACGAATTGATATATCATTCTTTCCATGAGAAAGATAACTGGGTAGCTGTAAAAGTTAGCAAACCCGAAAACATTTAACATATTTTACAAGCTTAATCCAAACATTTTCCATACTTTCGGCGTTATATAATAAACATTTAAAAAGTGACAGTCATGAAAAACGTTGATTCTAAATTATTATTAGGCCTCGTAGTAGGCGCAGCAGTTGGTGCAGCAGTTGGTTATTTGGCAGCAACAGATAAAAGAGAAGATTTACTGAACGAACTAAATAATGTAGTTGGAAAGGTAAAAGAAGGTTTCAATTCTGCTTTGGCAAAATACAAAGAAGGAAAAGCAGAAGCTGTTAAACCCGTAGAAGAAGTGATTGCTGAATAATGAACGACAGCGAAAAAGTATTTCAGAATCTCAAAGAAGACGTTTCAGCTTACATGGAGCTGAAACTGGAATTACTAAAATTAAACACGTATGAGAGAACTGGCAAAGTAATTAGCCTTCTCTCATACGGGTTAATTTTGATGTTTTTAGCCTTCTTTGCCATTCTGTTTATATTTCTGGCACTGGGATTTTTCCTGGGAGAAATATTGGATGTTCAGGGTTCGGGATTTGCCATAGTAGCTATATTATATGTAGCGCTCATTTGGGTTATTAAATGTAATGAAGTGAAAATACGGACAAAAATCCTGAACTTAGTAATTGCAGCGTTGGCTGCTAACGACGACAAACAAAACACAAAAGACGATGAACCATCCGCAACAGACACCGCTGGAAAAGCTGCAAGCTGACAAACTACGTATCCAGCAAGCTTGTCTGGAACAAGAGAATAAGATAAACAAGACGTTTACTTATATTCAAGAAAACGCCGGATCGCTGTTGCTTTCCGGATTATCATCATTGCTCTTCCCAGCCAAGCCGCAGAAAAAAGGAGAAACAGAGCCGGCTACCGCAGTGAAAGCTGCCCCCACTACAGCATCACCTCTTGGCCTTTCAGATTATTTATCGGTAGGAAAAGCCTTAATGCCATTAGCTTGGGAAGTTATTCAGCCGTTAGTTGTAAGTTGGGGAATCCGTACAATCCGGAAAAAGATAACAAACTTATTTTCTTCTTCTAAAAAATCTTCCGAGAAAAAGAAGTAAGGATTAATTTATGTTAGAAGATACACTTTTTCATTGGATTTTCATTCGAAAACAAAAAACATAACTAAATTTGCAGTCGAAAAACAAGGGGACTTTGAAAGAGGTCGCCGAGACTAAATAAGAAGAACAATTTTTTAATAAACCCATAAAAAGTTTTATTACAATGATTAAAGTAGGTATTAACGGATTCGGTCGTATCGGCCGCTTTGTATTCCGTGCAGCTCAGAACAGAAACGATATCCAGATCGTAGGTATTAACGACTTGTGCCCGGTTGATTACTTGGCTTACATGTTGAAATATGATACAATGCACGGCCAGTTCAACGGAACTATCGAAGCAGACGTTGAAAACAGCAAATTGATCGTTAACGGTAAAGAAATCCGTGTTACTGCTGAAAAGAATCCGGCTGACTTGAAATGGAATGAAGTTGGTGCAGAATATGTAGTTGAATCTACAGGTCTGTTCCTGACTCAGGAAAAGGCTCAGGCTCACATCCAGGCTGGTGCTAAATATGTAGTTATGTCAGCTCCTTCTAAGGATGCTACTCCTATGTTCGTTTGTGGTGTTAACGAAAAGACATATGTTAAGGGTACTCAGTTCGTTTCTAACGCTTCTTGTACTACTAACTGCTTGGCTCCGATCGCTAAAGTATTGAACGACAAATTCGGTATCGTAAACGGTTTGATGACTACAGTTCACTCAACTACTGCTACTCAGAAGACTGTTGATGGTCCTTCTATGAAAGACTGGCGTGGTGGTCGTGCTGCTTCTGGCAACATTATCCCGTCTTCAACTGGTGCTGCTAAGGCTGTAGGTAAAGTTATCCCTGAATTGAACGGTAAATTGACTGGTATCTCTATGCGTGTTCCGACTTTGGATGTATCAGTTGTTGACTTGACAGTTAACTTGGCTAAACCGGCAACTAAGGAAGCTATCTGCGCTGCTATGAAGGAAGCTTCTGAAGGTGAATTGAAGGGTGTTCTGGGTTACACTGAAGATGCAGTTGTTTCTTCTGACTTCTTAGGTTGCACTTTGACTTCAATCTTCGATGCTAACGCTGGTGTTTATTTGACTGATACTTTCGTTAAAGTTGTTTCTTGGTATGACAACGAAATCGGTTACTCTAACAAAGTATTGGATTTGATCGCTCACATGGCATCTGTAAACGCTTAATCCATTCCGATTAAATAGTTTCAAAGCCGCATCTTTCGGGATGCGGCTTTTTTTATGTCCTTACCTTTGGCAGTATGCAGGCAAAATTCGTAAGTTTGCAGCATGAATAATTACGAACTCATTACCATCATTGGTCCGACTGCTTCGGGGAAAACAGCCTTTGCGGCAGCCTTGGCAGCACGATTGGATACGGAAATCATCAGTGGAGATTCGCGGCAGGTGTATCGTTCGATGGATATCGGGACGGGAAAAGACCTGGCGGATTACGTGGTAGACGGGAAACAGATTCCCTATCACCTGATTGATATCTGCAATCCGGGCGATAAATATAACGTATTCGAATACCAGCACGACTTTCACAAGGCTTTCGAGGAAATCCGGAAGAAAGGAAAACTCCCCATCCTTTGTGGAGGAACAGGTATGTATATCGAATCGGTCCTCCGGGGATTCAAGTTGCTTGATGTGCCGCAGAATCCGGCTTTGCGGGAATCGCTGAAAGGAAAATCATTGGCAGAACTGGAGCAGATCCTGGCTTCGTACAAGGTTTTGCATAACAAGACCGACGTCGACTCGGCTCAGCGTGCCATCCGTGCCATCGAGATCGAAGAGTTTTATAAGACGGAAGCGCCCGACAAGCGGGAGTATGCGCCAATCAACAGCCTGATTATCGGCGTGGATATCGACCGGGATTTGCGGCGGGAAAAGATTTCCAAGCGACTGCGTGCCCGACTGGACGAAGGCATGGTGGATGAAGTCCGTGCGATCCTTGCTACGGGCGTAAACCCCGACGACCTCATCTACTACGGACTGGAATACAAATTCCTTACCTTATATATTATCGGGCAACTGACGTACGACGAGATGGTATCGCAGCTCGAAATTGCTATCCACCAGTTTGCCAAACGGCAGATGACGTGGTTCCGAGGAATGGAACGGCGCGGTTTACACATCCATTGGCTCGACGCCACGCTTCCTACCGACGAAAAGATTAACAACGTATTAGCTCTCATTCAATAATCATGTTTACGCTTGACAAACTGACAAACTCGGATAACTTCTTCCTCCTGGCGGGTCCGTGTGTGATCGAAGGAGAAGACATGGCGCTCCGTATCGCCGAGAAGATTACGGAAATAACTGCCCGGCTACAGATTCCTTATGTATTCAAAGGGTCGTACCGGAAGGCAAACCGTTCGCGCCTGGATTCCTTCACAGGGATTGGCGATGAAAAGGCGCTGAAGATCTTACGCAAAGTGGGCGAAACCTTCGGTGTACCGACAGTAACCGACATTCATGAGACGCACGAGGCGGCAATGGCTGCCGAATATGTGGACGTCCTGCAAATCCCGGCTTTCTTATGCCGGCAAACGGACTTGCTTGTAGCAGCCGCCCGCACCGGAAAGGTTGTCAATATCAAGAAGGGACAGTTTCTTTCTCCCGGGGCCATGCAGTTTGCTGCCCAGAAGGTAGTCGATGCGGGTAATCGGCAAGTGATGCTCACCGAACGAGGTACGACTTTCGGTTACACGGATTTGGTAGTCGATTATCGGGGTATTCCGCAAATGCAGGCGTTTGGTTTTCCGGTGGTGATGGATGTAACGCATTCGTTGCAACAGCCCAACCAGACATCGGGCGTAACGGGCGGTATGCCGGCCCTCATCGAGACGATTGCCAAAGCTGCCATTGCCGTAGGAGCCGATGGCTTGTTCATCGAAACACATCCCGAACCGGCAGTAGCCAAGTCGGACGGCGCGAATATGCTGCAACTCGATTTATTGGAAGGTTTGCTCACGCGGTTGGTTCGCATCCGCGAGGCTATTAAATAAATCAATGGGAAGAATACAAAACAGGCACGGAGGTTTCTCTCTCGTGCCTGTTTCATTTTATAACCAGAAGAAATACCCCAGCGAAAGCTGTAGCGATTGTATCTTAAATCCATCACCACCTTTGGGTACATTGGTCAGACCAAAAGCATACCGCAAATCAATGAACCAATTCTTCGGTGCTTGAAAGGAAGCGCCTACAAGCAAAGCACAGTTCACCGGATTCCGGTCTCCTACATACTCTGAAAAATTCTCCTTTCCTAACTTTGCCGATTGAGCCAAGAAGATACCTGGCTGTAGCCCTGCTTCCAGATTAAAACCCGAATCATGCTTCAAGGGATAGAACTTAACCAATAAAGGCACATCAATATAATGCGCCTTCACTTTCAGCATTTCACTCAGACTTCCTCCTTCAAGATCAACGACCAAATCATCCTTATAATTATGTTGCGAATAGAGCAACTCTCCCTGTAAATCCAACCAATCATTCAACTGATAATTCGCTACCGCACCAAGCGTCGCTCCGGCTTTGAAATGAGTATCCATACCATCAATCGGATATGTCATTTTCGACCAATCCACTCCCACTTTCCCGCCGACAGACCATTGGGCGGCAAGGTCTCCTAAGAACAGGAAACATAACATCAAACATAAACCTAGCTTTTTCATACTTCTATATTTTATGATTTTACAATCCGCTATACAACTTTGTTTGTAGATAATAACGTCATCACCCTTCGTTTATTATCAAACATTAAAATAATTTTCACTTTTAGTCCGCCTTGAAAGGCTTGTATCGTTTTAAATCGTATATTTAGCGGCGGAAGGAAACACTTTCTCGACGGCAGGAGACTTTCAGCCTATCAGACCATCGTCGATAAAATAGAAGCTACCGGCGATGACACGGCGACCAACGCATAAACGCGTATCTACAACCATAAACAAAAACGGATGTACCGGAAGAGAGACATCATCTCCCATCGATACATCCGCTTTTATTCCAGCAGCCGGCAAGTTTATTATCCCATGCGGCTGATTTTCTTCAGTTTTTCTTCATCAATCAATTTGATCTTACGACCATCGATAGCGATGATATGTTCTGCCACGAAAGTAGATAAGGTACGGATGGCATTCGAAGTCGTCATATTCGAAAGGTTTGCCAAATCCTCGCGTGCCAGATAAATACTCAATGTTGCGCCGTCTTCTTCCAATCCGTAACTGTCTTTGAGGAACAAGAGGGATTCAGCCAGACGTCCGCGGATATGCTTCTGCGTCAGATTGACTGTGCGTTCGTCGGCGATACCCAAGTCGATAGATAACTGGCGGATAAAGAACATCGCCAAATCCGGATTCGCATAGATCAGCTCTTTGACAATCGTCATCGGAATCAGGCAAACCGTAGAAGGTTCGAACGCAGAGGCATTCGTCAGATAATCCTCCTGAGCGAAATTCGCCCGATATCCAAAATACTGTACTGGTTTGATCATACGGATAATCTGGCTACGACCACCTACACCGTCCTTAAATATCTTCACTTTTCCTTTCAGCAGACACATCATGTCTTTGGGTTCATCTCCCTCGCAATAAATCAACTCGTTCCGCTTAAATGTCTGAATGGTTGAATTATTACGTAACATTTCCCGTTCTTTGTCAGTCAAGACCCGCCACACTTCCGTCAGGCTCGACGAAAAATCAAAATCTTCTTTATGTTGTTGCTTAACCACGGCTAAAAAAATGATTGCTAAAAAACATATTTACGAGACACAAAATTATAACAAAATTCGGATTAACCTCTCGAAAATCGATTTATTTTTTCGAATAAGCGTATTTTTTATATTTCAAATTCTCAGTTATCAGTAAACAAAAAGTAAAAATCATCATTCAAGAAGAATAATTGCTCACAAATCTTCAGTTCTATAGCCAATCAGCTAACTATTAGGACGAATCACCCAGATTCCCCGGCAAGCCTTCTGGCGCATAAGATAGGTTTCGAGCGAACCAGAATTAACAATTACCTTCCGAGCCGACGAAGAAGCATGGATAAAAGTCAGGCGTTGCGGTGTTGCCCAATAGGCAATCGCCAAGTGTGTCACATCCAATCCTTGAATCGTCGTCACAAAACCGATAATGTCGCCATTACGGATAAATTTCTCAGCCTCGCCAAGGCGTTCTTTCGGCAGAAACGAATAGATAGAGCGCGCATTAACAGCCGCTTCTACTTCCCGCATACACGCTACCCGCTCAGGATGTCCTTTCAAAGCCGAATAGGATTCGGGATGAGACGACATGAACGAAAGCGCCAAAGGCAATGGTTCGCTGCCCGGCAATTCAGATGTGATATCTTTCACCAAGCCACGCTTGCCGTTCTCGTACATCCAATCGGCTATATAATGAAGCCGTTCGGTATAACGGACCTTACCTTTCCGGTAACGCAATCCGCGCAACGACTCCGTATAATCGGCAAACGAAGAAACGGGCTGCGACAAGGCCAAGACCGATTCGACCAATGTCGTACAATCCAGTTCACGGAAATTCACCACCAAGGTTTCAGGTTCTCCTTCCAGCGTAGCTGCTACATACGGCTTATCCAAGAAGAAACGAGCCACCCGGATCATCCGCTCACCGGCATCCTTTGTTTGTGAATGCTTCAGACTGTCCAACACTTGAAGACAAAATAACGAATCCGCCTTCGTGTACGAAAGCGACTGCGCTCCGGCTCCATACGAAAAGAAGAACAAGGCACACAACCAAGAAAGAACAGTTCTCATCGGGATTTAATCGTGTTTCGTTTCCAACAAAGTTTCCAACTTCACCAGTTCGTCGCGATACTGAGCCGCTTCGATAAATTCCAGCTTCTTGGCCGCTTCGGTCATCTTCCGGCGGGTCTGCTCGATAGCCTTCTCCAACTGGCTGCGATTCATATACTGTACCACCGGATCGGCTGCCACATTCGTTCTCTCAGGCTCTACATACGCATACGGTTCGGCTGTCTGCTGCTGCTTTTCGGCCACCAATGAGACGCTGTTCTTTACCACCTGTTTCGGTGTAATACCGTGCTTCTCGTTATAAGCCATCTGTTTCTCACGCCGACGGTTTGTTTCATCTATCGTCAAACGCATACTGTCTGTTATCTTGTCCGCATAGAAAATCACCTTTCCATGTACATTACGTGCCGCACGTCCGGCAGTCTGTGTCAGTGACCGATGCGATCTCAAGAATCCTTCCTTGTCGGCATCCAGAATCGCCACCAGCGAAACCTCCGGCAAGTCCAAGCCTTCACGCAGCAGATTGACACCAATCAACACGTCGAACAAGCCCTTCCGCAGGTCGTCCATAATCTGCACGCGTTCCAAGGTGTCCACATCGCTATGGATATAATTACAACGGACGCCCATACGTGTCATATAAGTCGTCAGCTCTTCAGCCATCCGCTTCGTCAATGTTGTTACCAGAATTCGTTCATCAACAGCCGACCGCTGGGCGATCTCTTCCATTAGATCATCTATCTGATTCAAGGTCGGGCGC is part of the Parabacteroides sp. AD58 genome and harbors:
- the prmA gene encoding 50S ribosomal protein L11 methyltransferase, which encodes MNYYEVNFNYESAIEPSVVSDILAAELGEIGFESFTETADGLQAYIQDKLYSEPALQEKLKDFPLPEVVIHYTCTPIESKDWNEEWEKNYFKPIRIGQECIIRASFHPNEPGYTYNIIIDPKMAFGTGNHATTFLMIQEMLQLNLQGKELLDMGCGTAVLAILARLRGAGRVVAIDIDEWAYNNALENIRLNHTEDIQVALGGAEQIARFGQFDYVFANINRNILLNDICRYVPCMKPGAYLFMSGFYKEDIPVIQAECEKNELIYHSFHEKDNWVAVKVSKPENI
- a CDS encoding YtxH domain-containing protein, whose product is MKNVDSKLLLGLVVGAAVGAAVGYLAATDKREDLLNELNNVVGKVKEGFNSALAKYKEGKAEAVKPVEEVIAE
- a CDS encoding phage holin family protein, coding for MNDSEKVFQNLKEDVSAYMELKLELLKLNTYERTGKVISLLSYGLILMFLAFFAILFIFLALGFFLGEILDVQGSGFAIVAILYVALIWVIKCNEVKIRTKILNLVIAALAANDDKQNTKDDEPSATDTAGKAAS
- the gap gene encoding type I glyceraldehyde-3-phosphate dehydrogenase, which translates into the protein MIKVGINGFGRIGRFVFRAAQNRNDIQIVGINDLCPVDYLAYMLKYDTMHGQFNGTIEADVENSKLIVNGKEIRVTAEKNPADLKWNEVGAEYVVESTGLFLTQEKAQAHIQAGAKYVVMSAPSKDATPMFVCGVNEKTYVKGTQFVSNASCTTNCLAPIAKVLNDKFGIVNGLMTTVHSTTATQKTVDGPSMKDWRGGRAASGNIIPSSTGAAKAVGKVIPELNGKLTGISMRVPTLDVSVVDLTVNLAKPATKEAICAAMKEASEGELKGVLGYTEDAVVSSDFLGCTLTSIFDANAGVYLTDTFVKVVSWYDNEIGYSNKVLDLIAHMASVNA
- the miaA gene encoding tRNA (adenosine(37)-N6)-dimethylallyltransferase MiaA yields the protein MNNYELITIIGPTASGKTAFAAALAARLDTEIISGDSRQVYRSMDIGTGKDLADYVVDGKQIPYHLIDICNPGDKYNVFEYQHDFHKAFEEIRKKGKLPILCGGTGMYIESVLRGFKLLDVPQNPALRESLKGKSLAELEQILASYKVLHNKTDVDSAQRAIRAIEIEEFYKTEAPDKREYAPINSLIIGVDIDRDLRREKISKRLRARLDEGMVDEVRAILATGVNPDDLIYYGLEYKFLTLYIIGQLTYDEMVSQLEIAIHQFAKRQMTWFRGMERRGLHIHWLDATLPTDEKINNVLALIQ
- the kdsA gene encoding 3-deoxy-8-phosphooctulonate synthase, coding for MFTLDKLTNSDNFFLLAGPCVIEGEDMALRIAEKITEITARLQIPYVFKGSYRKANRSRLDSFTGIGDEKALKILRKVGETFGVPTVTDIHETHEAAMAAEYVDVLQIPAFLCRQTDLLVAAARTGKVVNIKKGQFLSPGAMQFAAQKVVDAGNRQVMLTERGTTFGYTDLVVDYRGIPQMQAFGFPVVMDVTHSLQQPNQTSGVTGGMPALIETIAKAAIAVGADGLFIETHPEPAVAKSDGANMLQLDLLEGLLTRLVRIREAIK
- a CDS encoding porin family protein gives rise to the protein MKKLGLCLMLCFLFLGDLAAQWSVGGKVGVDWSKMTYPIDGMDTHFKAGATLGAVANYQLNDWLDLQGELLYSQHNYKDDLVVDLEGGSLSEMLKVKAHYIDVPLLVKFYPLKHDSGFNLEAGLQPGIFLAQSAKLGKENFSEYVGDRNPVNCALLVGASFQAPKNWFIDLRYAFGLTNVPKGGDGFKIQSLQLSLGYFFWL
- a CDS encoding Crp/Fnr family transcriptional regulator, whose translation is MTEVWRVLTDKEREMLRNNSTIQTFKRNELIYCEGDEPKDMMCLLKGKVKIFKDGVGGRSQIIRMIKPVQYFGYRANFAQEDYLTNASAFEPSTVCLIPMTIVKELIYANPDLAMFFIRQLSIDLGIADERTVNLTQKHIRGRLAESLLFLKDSYGLEEDGATLSIYLAREDLANLSNMTTSNAIRTLSTFVAEHIIAIDGRKIKLIDEEKLKKISRMG
- a CDS encoding N-acetylmuramoyl-L-alanine amidase-like domain-containing protein, producing MRTVLSWLCALFFFSYGAGAQSLSYTKADSLFCLQVLDSLKHSQTKDAGERMIRVARFFLDKPYVAATLEGEPETLVVNFRELDCTTLVESVLALSQPVSSFADYTESLRGLRYRKGKVRYTERLHYIADWMYENGKRGLVKDITSELPGSEPLPLALSFMSSHPESYSALKGHPERVACMREVEAAVNARSIYSFLPKERLGEAEKFIRNGDIIGFVTTIQGLDVTHLAIAYWATPQRLTFIHASSSARKVIVNSGSLETYLMRQKACRGIWVIRPNS